Proteins found in one Pontibacter sp. SGAir0037 genomic segment:
- a CDS encoding ComF family protein yields the protein MLKDFLSLLFPEYCYACDGALARGEQFICTDCSIQLPYTDVHIHGATELNVLQKRFWGKVPVRFALAYLYFRPKGRVQRLLHKLKYKGKEELGEHLGIRYGSLLSDHHYSSQFDLILPVPLHKLKLRKRGYNQSDSFARGLSEGLKLPWSPKVLIRTTNTSTQTRKTRFDRWQNVEQVFRVKQPEQVKEKRILLVDDVMTTGATLEACVVALLEAGAKEVSVATIAAA from the coding sequence ATGCTGAAAGACTTCTTATCGCTTCTGTTTCCCGAATATTGTTATGCCTGCGATGGGGCTCTGGCTAGAGGCGAGCAATTTATTTGTACGGATTGCAGTATTCAGCTTCCTTATACCGATGTGCACATACATGGTGCTACAGAGCTTAACGTACTACAGAAACGTTTCTGGGGAAAGGTGCCGGTGCGCTTTGCTTTAGCTTATCTGTACTTCCGGCCAAAAGGGCGGGTGCAGCGGCTGCTACACAAACTAAAGTATAAAGGGAAGGAAGAACTGGGCGAGCACCTGGGGATTCGGTATGGCTCCCTCCTCTCCGACCACCACTACAGCTCTCAGTTCGATCTGATCTTGCCTGTACCTTTGCATAAGCTAAAACTTCGGAAGCGCGGCTATAACCAGTCTGATAGTTTTGCCCGGGGTTTATCTGAAGGTTTAAAGTTGCCCTGGAGCCCTAAAGTACTGATCAGAACAACAAACACAAGCACCCAAACCCGAAAGACCCGATTTGATAGGTGGCAAAATGTGGAGCAGGTTTTCAGGGTAAAGCAACCGGAGCAGGTAAAGGAAAAACGGATTTTATTAGTTGATGATGTTATGACCACCGGTGCCACCTTAGAGGCCTGTGTGGTTGCCTTGTTGGAGGCAGGCGCAAAAGAGGTAAGTGTTGCCACCATTGCCGCCGCTTAA
- a CDS encoding carboxymuconolactone decarboxylase family protein, producing MSQIEEFNAYRSRMNERIMSYDNKVIKRFFNLDTNTYAEGALDVKTKEMLGLVASMVLRCDDCIKYHLGKCFEEGVNDEQIFEVFSIANLVGGSIVIPHFRRAVEYWEELRAQESAS from the coding sequence ATGAGTCAAATAGAAGAATTCAATGCCTATCGCTCCCGCATGAATGAGCGTATCATGTCATACGATAATAAAGTTATCAAGCGCTTTTTTAACCTCGATACTAATACCTACGCAGAAGGAGCTCTGGATGTAAAGACAAAAGAGATGCTGGGCTTGGTTGCCTCTATGGTACTTCGCTGCGACGACTGTATAAAATACCACTTGGGCAAATGCTTTGAAGAAGGGGTAAACGATGAGCAGATTTTCGAAGTATTCTCTATTGCTAACCTGGTAGGTGGTTCCATTGTGATACCTCATTTTAGAAGAGCCGTGGAATACTGGGAAGAATTAAGAGCTCAGGAAAGCGCATCTTAG
- a CDS encoding exodeoxyribonuclease III, with protein MKIITYNVNGIRAALTKGFQDWLKAANPDVLCLQEIKADETKFDRSVFEELGYNVYLHPAVKKGYSGVAILSKTKPNHVEVGCGIECYDNEGRVLRADYDNYSIMSVYMPSGSSGDERQGFKMQWLDDFYNYINELKETLPGLVICGDYNICHQAIDIHNPKANANSSGFLPEERSWMSKFIESGFIDSFRHFNAEPHNYTWWSYRAGARGKNLGWRIDYNMATENLRDRLKRAAILTEAKHSDHCPVLLEIE; from the coding sequence ATGAAAATTATTACCTATAACGTGAACGGCATACGCGCCGCTCTAACCAAAGGCTTTCAAGATTGGCTGAAAGCAGCAAACCCCGATGTTCTGTGCCTGCAGGAGATCAAGGCCGACGAAACAAAATTTGATCGCTCTGTTTTCGAAGAATTGGGTTATAACGTTTACCTGCATCCAGCCGTTAAGAAGGGCTATAGTGGTGTGGCTATTTTATCTAAAACCAAGCCTAATCATGTAGAGGTAGGCTGTGGCATCGAGTGCTATGATAACGAAGGCCGTGTGCTCCGGGCAGACTACGATAACTATTCTATTATGAGCGTATATATGCCTTCCGGCTCCAGCGGAGACGAACGCCAGGGCTTTAAAATGCAATGGCTCGACGACTTCTACAACTATATTAACGAACTGAAGGAAACTTTACCGGGTTTAGTAATCTGCGGCGACTATAATATCTGCCACCAGGCTATTGATATTCACAACCCGAAAGCCAATGCCAACAGCTCTGGCTTTTTACCGGAAGAACGCAGTTGGATGTCGAAGTTCATAGAGAGCGGTTTTATTGATTCTTTCAGGCACTTTAATGCAGAGCCGCATAATTATACCTGGTGGAGCTACAGAGCCGGAGCTCGCGGTAAGAATCTGGGCTGGCGAATAGACTATAATATGGCTACAGAAAACCTGCGCGATCGCCTGAAACGTGCCGCAATTCTTACTGAAGCGAAACATTCAGACCATTGCCCGGTGCTGCTGGAGATAGAGTAG
- a CDS encoding DUF4175 family protein: MRQNDSLDRLIVQLQEFKQKFYLNLLLKGSIFAVGMLISIYIIYSLLEYLFYFPQAVRAFFLFSFIGVVIYAFVRWIAMPLSAVTKLRNLLSDEQAALRVGGYYPEIRDKLLNSIQLKDLDRTNELIAASIEQRSSQLLNFKFQEAVTYKENKPLLKYVALPALVAFLIAIIYPTIFVQGTERIVNYKKYYAPAAPFRFVLQNEQLQTYRGEDFTLKVDVEGTSVPREVYINYNGRRQKLASSGNNQYTYTLKQPQKSVSFQLEGSGFLSDEYQLNLLSRPNLKDFQMEIAYPDYLKRKPEVVQNTGNATVPQGSTLRWSFSATETDSISLSFENPALKLVAEKSGNTFAASRKFTQSQNYTVKLRNEHSSNKEAISYQITTVPDRHPEISIEQFQDTALFTFLVVGGDVSDDYGLTRLALHYRITNETTPQASYKSKALPLNTQQLSQTYYYQWNTASLNMQPGDKLEYFVQVWDNDGINGSKSARTRTFELKVPSKRELQKELDSNAQSVASQLSKSLQKSSQLKEEVAKSEEKMKTKRDLSWQDKKQMEDLVQKKKQLEQDIANMKELFDELNKKQNMMSEQDKQLAEKTQELQKLMENLLDEETKKMYEELEKLLQQQKPNDPELQKLLSKLDNKERNLERELERALELFKQLQFEQKLDNVTKDLKDLAQEQEKLADKTAQKQEDNTKLEQQQEKIKEEFNELKQDMEEMKEMNKKLANPNSMDEQQQQQQQDQIEQKMQQSQEQLQKQQNQKASESQQKAGEQMKQMAKQMEEMQNSMSMDGMQQNLDNLRDILENLIKLSFDQEALMKSFRGVNQSDPRFIALSQQQLALRDNSKVIEDSLFSLAKKVFQLQSFVTREVTQMNQSMDNSMQEIRDRNIGKATAQQQLAMTSMNNLALMLNDALKQMQQAMQNMSGSMAGNQKGSKPKPGDMGQMQDALNKKIEELKKGGASGKALSEELAKLAAEQEALRNALKEMEKQQGQKPGENGKNGELGNISKMMEQSETDLVNKRLTEQTIMRQREILTRLLEAEKSMKERELDNKREAKTAQDVPRKVPASFEKYIKAKEKQTELLKTIPPALSPYYKQKVNEYFQNISNN, encoded by the coding sequence ATGAGACAGAACGATTCACTGGACAGATTAATCGTACAGCTCCAGGAGTTTAAACAAAAGTTCTACCTGAACCTGTTGCTCAAAGGTAGTATTTTTGCTGTGGGCATGCTTATCTCTATTTACATCATCTACAGCCTGCTCGAGTACCTGTTTTACTTTCCGCAAGCAGTCAGGGCCTTTTTCCTCTTTTCGTTTATAGGCGTTGTTATCTATGCTTTTGTTCGCTGGATTGCCATGCCGCTTTCAGCTGTTACCAAACTCAGAAACCTGCTTTCGGATGAACAGGCCGCCTTACGTGTTGGTGGTTATTACCCCGAAATACGTGACAAATTGCTAAACTCTATCCAACTTAAGGATCTCGACAGGACGAATGAACTGATTGCCGCCAGTATAGAACAACGTTCAAGCCAACTACTCAACTTCAAGTTTCAGGAGGCTGTTACATACAAAGAAAACAAGCCGCTGCTTAAATATGTGGCTTTGCCTGCGCTTGTTGCTTTTCTGATTGCCATTATATACCCGACTATTTTTGTACAAGGCACTGAGCGCATTGTAAATTACAAAAAATACTATGCCCCGGCTGCTCCTTTCCGGTTTGTGCTGCAGAATGAGCAATTGCAAACCTACCGGGGCGAAGATTTTACTTTAAAAGTTGATGTTGAAGGCACTTCTGTTCCCCGTGAAGTATACATAAACTACAACGGGCGCCGGCAAAAGCTAGCTAGTAGCGGCAACAACCAATACACTTATACCCTTAAGCAGCCTCAAAAATCTGTTAGTTTTCAGTTAGAAGGATCTGGTTTCCTTTCAGATGAATACCAACTGAACCTGCTTTCTCGCCCGAACCTGAAAGATTTTCAGATGGAAATTGCTTACCCTGATTATCTGAAACGAAAACCCGAAGTTGTGCAGAATACCGGAAATGCTACCGTGCCCCAGGGCAGTACATTGCGCTGGAGCTTTTCTGCTACTGAAACCGATAGCATTAGCCTTAGCTTCGAAAACCCTGCTTTAAAGTTAGTGGCAGAAAAGAGCGGAAACACTTTTGCAGCCAGCAGAAAGTTTACACAAAGCCAGAACTATACTGTTAAGTTGCGCAATGAGCATAGCAGCAATAAAGAAGCAATCAGTTACCAGATTACAACAGTACCTGACCGCCATCCTGAAATCAGCATTGAACAGTTTCAGGACACAGCTCTCTTTACCTTTCTGGTAGTCGGTGGCGATGTATCAGACGATTATGGTTTAACCCGCCTTGCCCTTCATTATCGCATTACCAATGAAACAACGCCTCAGGCTTCTTATAAAAGTAAGGCGCTTCCGCTAAACACACAGCAGCTTAGCCAAACCTACTACTATCAATGGAATACCGCTTCACTAAACATGCAGCCGGGCGACAAACTGGAGTACTTTGTGCAGGTTTGGGATAACGACGGCATCAACGGAAGTAAAAGTGCACGCACCCGCACCTTCGAACTAAAGGTGCCAAGTAAGCGTGAGCTACAAAAAGAGTTAGACAGTAATGCACAATCGGTAGCGAGCCAGTTAAGCAAATCATTACAGAAATCTTCCCAGCTAAAAGAAGAGGTGGCAAAGTCGGAGGAGAAGATGAAGACCAAACGGGATCTTTCCTGGCAGGACAAAAAGCAGATGGAAGACCTGGTGCAAAAGAAAAAGCAACTGGAGCAGGATATCGCTAATATGAAGGAGCTTTTTGATGAGTTAAACAAAAAGCAGAATATGATGAGCGAGCAGGACAAGCAGCTGGCTGAAAAAACGCAGGAATTACAAAAGCTCATGGAGAACCTGCTCGATGAGGAAACAAAAAAGATGTACGAGGAGCTCGAAAAGCTTTTACAGCAGCAGAAGCCAAACGATCCGGAACTACAGAAACTGCTTAGCAAACTAGACAACAAAGAGCGCAACCTGGAGCGCGAGTTGGAGAGGGCGCTGGAGCTATTTAAGCAACTGCAGTTCGAACAGAAATTAGATAACGTTACCAAAGACCTGAAAGACCTGGCCCAAGAGCAAGAAAAGCTGGCTGACAAAACCGCTCAAAAACAAGAGGACAACACAAAGCTGGAGCAACAGCAGGAGAAAATAAAAGAAGAATTTAATGAACTGAAGCAGGACATGGAGGAGATGAAAGAGATGAATAAGAAGCTCGCGAATCCCAACTCTATGGACGAACAACAGCAGCAACAGCAGCAGGACCAGATCGAGCAGAAAATGCAGCAAAGCCAGGAGCAGCTTCAAAAGCAGCAAAACCAGAAAGCCAGCGAATCGCAACAAAAGGCAGGAGAGCAAATGAAGCAAATGGCCAAACAGATGGAGGAGATGCAAAACAGCATGAGCATGGACGGAATGCAGCAAAACCTCGATAACCTGCGCGATATCCTGGAGAACCTCATCAAGCTTTCCTTCGATCAGGAGGCGCTCATGAAATCTTTCAGAGGTGTTAACCAGTCTGATCCTCGATTTATTGCACTTTCGCAACAACAGTTGGCGCTTCGCGATAATTCAAAGGTAATTGAAGACAGCCTTTTTTCACTGGCGAAAAAGGTGTTTCAATTACAGTCGTTCGTAACACGTGAGGTTACACAAATGAACCAGAGCATGGACAACAGCATGCAGGAAATCAGAGACCGGAATATAGGAAAAGCAACTGCACAACAGCAGTTAGCCATGACATCGATGAATAACCTGGCACTGATGCTGAACGATGCTTTAAAACAAATGCAGCAGGCTATGCAGAATATGTCGGGCAGTATGGCCGGAAACCAGAAGGGAAGTAAGCCTAAACCCGGTGATATGGGGCAAATGCAGGACGCTTTGAATAAAAAAATAGAAGAATTAAAAAAAGGTGGGGCTTCAGGTAAGGCACTATCTGAAGAATTAGCTAAATTAGCTGCGGAGCAGGAAGCGCTCCGAAATGCTCTTAAGGAGATGGAGAAACAGCAGGGCCAGAAGCCAGGTGAAAATGGCAAAAATGGAGAGCTTGGAAATATTAGCAAGATGATGGAACAATCCGAAACTGATCTCGTTAATAAACGTTTGACCGAGCAAACCATTATGCGTCAACGTGAAATCCTGACAAGGCTGCTAGAGGCAGAGAAGTCAATGAAGGAGCGTGAACTGGATAATAAACGAGAAGCTAAAACGGCCCAGGACGTGCCACGAAAAGTACCGGCATCGTTCGAGAAATATATAAAAGCAAAAGAAAAACAAACGGAGTTACTTAAAACAATACCGCCTGCTTTGTCGCCATATTACAAGCAGAAAGTAAATGAGTACTTCCAGAATATAAGTAACAATTAA
- a CDS encoding ATP-binding protein, whose product MNQVKIQIPSLIENIRVIESFIDNSKEEFEFEDDIYGNIMVAVTESVNNAIRHGNKFDKDKNVYLTLQVEDNSLKFEVEDEGPGFDYESLPDPTAPENLENPGGRGIFLMRNLCDEVNFLDNGKKVQLVFNILNSANDGTSN is encoded by the coding sequence ATGAATCAGGTAAAAATTCAGATTCCTTCTTTAATCGAAAACATCAGGGTAATTGAAAGCTTTATAGATAATTCAAAGGAAGAATTCGAGTTTGAGGATGACATTTATGGCAACATTATGGTTGCTGTTACGGAGTCTGTAAACAATGCTATCCGCCACGGAAACAAATTTGATAAAGATAAAAACGTTTATCTTACGCTCCAGGTAGAAGACAATTCTTTAAAGTTTGAAGTTGAAGATGAAGGTCCGGGCTTCGATTATGAAAGCCTTCCAGATCCAACAGCACCCGAAAATCTGGAGAATCCGGGTGGTCGTGGAATATTCCTGATGCGCAACCTTTGCGATGAGGTTAACTTCCTCGACAACGGCAAGAAAGTACAACTTGTATTTAATATTCTAAACTCTGCTAATGACGGAACATCCAATTGA
- the ybeY gene encoding rRNA maturation RNase YbeY produces MTEHPIEFFSEDIEFSLPNPDQVSEWIAEVIEENDQELINLTYVFCSDDYLHQMNVEYLDHDTLTDIITFNNADEEGTIEGDIFISVDRVRDNATSHGTTFDDELHRVIIHGVLHLLGFDDKNNEAQALMRKQEDSCLSLRKF; encoded by the coding sequence ATGACGGAACATCCAATTGAGTTTTTTAGCGAAGATATTGAATTCTCGCTACCTAACCCGGATCAAGTTTCAGAGTGGATCGCAGAAGTAATTGAGGAAAACGACCAGGAGCTAATAAACCTTACCTATGTTTTTTGCTCCGACGATTACCTCCACCAGATGAATGTGGAGTACCTCGATCATGATACACTCACCGATATCATCACCTTCAATAATGCCGACGAAGAAGGCACGATTGAAGGTGATATTTTTATAAGCGTAGATCGTGTACGCGATAATGCTACATCCCACGGTACTACTTTTGATGATGAACTTCACCGCGTAATCATACACGGAGTACTTCACTTACTTGGTTTCGACGACAAGAATAACGAAGCGCAAGCTCTTATGCGCAAACAAGAAGATTCTTGCTTATCTTTGCGAAAGTTTTAA
- the mnmG gene encoding tRNA uridine-5-carboxymethylaminomethyl(34) synthesis enzyme MnmG has product MFPEYDIIVVGAGHAGCEAAAAAAKMGSKVLLATMNMNTIAQMSCNPAMGGVAKGQIVREIDALGGMSGIITDQTMIQFRMLNKSKGPAMWSPRAQSDRMRFAEAWRLTLEQTENVDFWQEMVKGLVVESGKVVGVTTSLGITIRAKAVVLTNGTFLNGIIHIGEKQLGGGRAAEKAAKGITEQLIELGFEAGRMKTGTPPRVDGRSLDYSRMEEQFGDENPSKFSYTETEPLQKQRSCFITYTNSEVHEILKTGFEKSPMFQGRIQGLGPRYCPSIEDKINRFADRDRHQIFVEPEGWSTVEVYVNGFSSSLPEDVQLKALRKIVGFENAKMFRPGYAIEYDFFPPTQLNLTLETKLVENLYFAGQINGTTGYEEAACQGLMAGINAHNKINEKAPFVLKRSEAYIGVLIDDLVNKGTNEPYRMFTSRAEHRILLRQDNADIRLTKLGYELGLADENRLKAVDKKITETAEIIAYLNNKPIEPGEINSMLESVGSAPIVEKQRAGQLIKRPNIEISTIAAAVPSIAEYLSKFKADSVEQAEIAVKYESYIEKEYMLASKMSELENYSIKEKIDYKSIPALSAEAKEKLLRIQPETIGQASRISGVTPADISVLMVYLGK; this is encoded by the coding sequence ATGTTTCCAGAATACGATATAATAGTTGTAGGCGCAGGGCATGCGGGTTGTGAAGCCGCTGCCGCTGCTGCCAAAATGGGTTCAAAGGTGCTACTGGCAACCATGAACATGAATACTATTGCTCAAATGTCGTGCAACCCAGCAATGGGTGGCGTAGCTAAAGGGCAGATAGTTAGAGAAATTGACGCGCTGGGTGGAATGAGCGGTATTATCACGGACCAGACTATGATCCAGTTCCGCATGCTCAATAAATCGAAAGGCCCCGCTATGTGGAGCCCTCGTGCCCAAAGCGACCGCATGCGATTTGCCGAAGCTTGGCGTTTAACGCTGGAGCAGACAGAAAATGTAGACTTCTGGCAAGAGATGGTAAAAGGCCTTGTAGTAGAAAGCGGCAAAGTAGTTGGCGTAACAACAAGCCTGGGGATAACTATACGCGCAAAGGCCGTAGTTTTAACGAATGGCACTTTTTTGAATGGTATTATCCACATTGGAGAAAAACAATTAGGTGGAGGCAGAGCCGCAGAAAAAGCAGCCAAAGGTATAACAGAGCAACTGATAGAACTAGGTTTCGAAGCAGGCAGAATGAAAACAGGAACACCACCTCGCGTAGATGGCCGTTCACTCGACTATAGCCGCATGGAAGAGCAGTTCGGCGACGAGAACCCTTCTAAGTTTTCTTATACTGAAACAGAGCCTCTACAAAAACAACGCAGCTGCTTTATCACCTATACAAATTCAGAAGTACACGAGATACTTAAAACTGGCTTTGAAAAATCACCAATGTTCCAGGGGAGGATTCAAGGCTTAGGCCCACGTTACTGTCCGTCAATTGAAGATAAAATCAACCGTTTTGCAGACCGTGACCGCCACCAGATTTTTGTGGAACCAGAAGGTTGGAGTACAGTTGAAGTTTATGTAAACGGCTTCTCCAGTTCTCTACCAGAAGATGTACAGTTAAAGGCGCTTCGTAAGATCGTAGGTTTTGAGAATGCGAAAATGTTCCGCCCGGGTTACGCTATCGAGTATGACTTCTTTCCGCCAACTCAGTTGAACCTGACACTGGAAACAAAGCTGGTAGAGAATCTATATTTTGCCGGCCAAATAAACGGAACAACAGGCTACGAAGAGGCAGCTTGCCAGGGATTGATGGCAGGCATAAATGCACACAACAAGATAAACGAGAAGGCTCCGTTCGTGCTGAAAAGATCGGAAGCTTACATAGGGGTACTGATTGACGACCTTGTGAACAAAGGTACAAATGAGCCATACCGTATGTTTACTTCCAGAGCTGAACACCGCATTCTGCTTCGCCAGGATAACGCTGATATACGTTTAACCAAACTGGGTTACGAACTCGGATTAGCAGATGAGAATCGCCTGAAAGCTGTGGATAAGAAGATAACAGAAACAGCCGAAATCATTGCCTATTTAAATAATAAGCCGATTGAACCAGGAGAAATCAACAGTATGCTGGAAAGTGTAGGTTCAGCTCCAATTGTAGAAAAACAGCGGGCAGGACAGCTGATTAAGCGACCCAATATTGAAATCTCTACCATAGCTGCAGCTGTGCCTTCTATAGCAGAATACCTGAGCAAGTTTAAAGCAGATAGTGTAGAGCAAGCAGAAATTGCTGTTAAGTACGAAAGCTACATTGAGAAGGAATATATGCTTGCTTCAAAAATGAGTGAACTGGAGAACTACAGCATCAAAGAAAAAATTGATTATAAGAGCATACCTGCCTTATCAGCTGAAGCAAAAGAAAAGCTACTGAGAATACAGCCGGAAACAATAGGGCAGGCATCCAGAATCAGTGGTGTTACGCCAGCTGATATTTCAGTGTTAATGGTATACCTTGGAAAATAA
- a CDS encoding class I SAM-dependent methyltransferase, translating to MSYERLEQCPICGKEDFKNFIVVTDNAVSKESFVIVECENCTFKFTNPRPDSAGIGKYYESEEYISHSNTKSGIINRAYHVVRSITTKQKVELINRYSPGKGNILDYGCGTGVFLSACKNDGWEIRGVEPNAKAREIASKETSEIIASEISEIEGEKFDVITLWHVLEHIHTLNETMAELISLLQEDGTLIIAVPNADSHDAQQYKENWAAYDVPRHLYHFTQPTMKRLLKKHKMKLEEVLPMKFDAYYVSMLSEKHKEGKTKMINSVVNGYKSNSYAEKNGNDYSSLIFVAKRK from the coding sequence ATGAGCTACGAAAGACTGGAACAATGCCCTATCTGTGGCAAAGAAGATTTCAAAAACTTTATTGTAGTAACCGACAACGCTGTATCGAAAGAGAGTTTTGTAATTGTGGAATGTGAGAACTGCACATTCAAGTTTACCAACCCACGGCCAGACAGTGCAGGTATAGGTAAATATTACGAATCAGAAGAATACATATCGCACAGCAACACAAAGTCAGGCATTATCAACAGAGCGTACCATGTGGTGCGCTCTATTACTACCAAACAAAAAGTTGAGCTTATCAACAGATATTCTCCCGGAAAAGGAAATATATTAGACTATGGCTGCGGCACCGGAGTGTTTCTTAGCGCCTGCAAAAACGATGGTTGGGAAATAAGAGGAGTAGAGCCTAATGCAAAAGCAAGAGAAATAGCTTCTAAAGAAACATCTGAAATTATAGCTTCTGAAATATCTGAGATAGAAGGAGAGAAGTTTGATGTTATTACCCTATGGCATGTGCTGGAGCATATCCATACTTTAAATGAAACCATGGCAGAGCTTATTTCGCTGCTGCAGGAAGATGGTACCTTGATTATTGCTGTACCCAATGCCGACTCACACGATGCACAGCAGTATAAAGAAAACTGGGCTGCTTATGATGTGCCACGCCATTTATACCATTTCACTCAGCCTACCATGAAGCGCTTGCTAAAGAAACACAAAATGAAGCTGGAAGAAGTGCTGCCAATGAAATTTGATGCCTACTATGTAAGCATGCTGAGTGAAAAACATAAAGAAGGCAAAACCAAAATGATTAACAGCGTAGTGAACGGATACAAATCGAATAGCTATGCAGAGAAAAATGGAAACGATTATTCCAGCCTTATTTTTGTAGCAAAGAGAAAATAA
- a CDS encoding Ig-like domain-containing protein: MKFINILATAVTLFTVVSCASVSAPEGGPKDETPPTLVSSNPTHQSLNVSTNIISLEFDEEVQPNNLTKELLITPNISTRYNVVSKRNRLDLVFEKPLEDSTTYTFNFRKGIVDITEKNQAEGLLLIFSTGNFIDSSRVSGNVVDLMRQTPEKEAVVALFPTSDTLTIRKNRPYYQATTDEEGNFAFENVKEGEYRIYALMDKNNNSFYDNESEKIAYLNKPIMVTPQEQNVKLQTVRIDTKRPILSKRDRYTDRFIANYNEGISRFTARAETGQDTLIHKVQEDGRAIEIYGSRTFTGGRAILTAIDSAGNTAQDTIQILFEGKRAQKIRGARLKPRTLTSSTNYRTGQPVTLELETPVNISAGAPIRLLADSVEIKAYQYPEEITVDQTTTELTVVLPAVNVNRGTNFAFTLDSTAIVPVQGNRLSFQNVPVTIAEAKGTGSIRGTIETLYTSYFLQLLNDKFQVVQQLRTPANKRFEFRNLEPGTYTIRVLIDENNDGKWNEPDPDLVREPEKVHLHPKTFDVRANWDMADEKIEF; encoded by the coding sequence ATGAAGTTTATTAACATCCTCGCAACTGCAGTTACTTTGTTTACTGTAGTTTCTTGTGCAAGTGTAAGTGCTCCTGAAGGCGGTCCTAAAGATGAAACACCTCCAACTTTGGTCAGCAGTAATCCAACGCATCAGTCGTTAAATGTAAGCACCAATATCATCAGCCTTGAGTTTGATGAGGAGGTACAACCTAATAACCTGACTAAAGAACTACTGATCACGCCAAACATCAGCACCAGGTATAACGTGGTATCCAAGAGGAACAGGTTAGACCTGGTATTCGAAAAGCCTCTGGAAGACAGCACGACCTATACATTTAACTTCAGAAAGGGAATAGTAGATATAACTGAAAAAAACCAGGCAGAAGGACTACTGCTGATTTTTAGTACAGGCAATTTTATCGACTCCAGCCGGGTAAGTGGCAATGTAGTGGACCTGATGCGGCAAACGCCGGAAAAAGAAGCAGTGGTAGCTTTGTTTCCTACATCAGATACGCTTACCATCCGAAAGAACAGGCCTTACTACCAGGCAACAACTGATGAGGAAGGTAACTTTGCTTTTGAGAATGTAAAAGAGGGCGAATATAGAATTTACGCCCTTATGGATAAGAACAATAACTCTTTTTACGACAACGAAAGCGAGAAGATTGCTTACCTGAACAAGCCGATTATGGTTACTCCACAGGAACAAAACGTAAAACTTCAAACAGTTCGTATAGATACCAAAAGGCCAATCCTGAGTAAGCGTGACAGATATACAGATCGGTTCATCGCTAATTATAACGAGGGTATCAGCAGGTTTACTGCCAGAGCAGAAACAGGACAGGATACTCTTATACACAAAGTTCAGGAAGATGGAAGAGCTATAGAAATTTACGGCAGCAGAACATTTACAGGTGGCAGAGCTATTTTAACAGCCATAGATTCTGCTGGAAATACAGCACAGGATACTATACAGATCTTATTCGAAGGCAAAAGAGCACAGAAAATAAGAGGCGCAAGATTAAAACCACGCACCCTTACCAGTAGCACCAACTACAGAACAGGCCAGCCTGTAACATTAGAATTAGAAACTCCTGTGAATATTAGCGCAGGTGCACCCATCCGATTACTGGCAGATTCAGTAGAGATAAAAGCTTATCAATATCCAGAGGAAATAACAGTAGACCAAACCACAACAGAACTAACAGTGGTATTGCCTGCAGTAAATGTAAACAGAGGTACAAACTTTGCTTTTACATTAGATAGCACAGCTATTGTTCCAGTACAAGGGAATAGATTAAGTTTTCAGAACGTTCCTGTTACCATAGCAGAAGCAAAAGGAACTGGCAGTATCAGAGGAACAATTGAGACACTTTATACTTCATATTTTCTGCAGCTATTAAACGACAAGTTTCAGGTAGTACAGCAACTGCGAACACCGGCAAATAAGCGTTTTGAATTCAGAAACCTGGAACCAGGCACCTACACAATTCGGGTCTTGATTGATGAAAATAACGACGGCAAATGGAATGAACCAGATCCTGATCTGGTACGAGAACCAGAAAAAGTGCATCTACATCCTAAGACATTTGATGTAAGGGCCAACTGGGATATGGCAGATGAAAAAATAGAATTCTAA